The Erwinia sorbitola nucleotide sequence CGCCTGCTTCTGTGCATCCGGCATGGTGCCTTTTTGAACTTTATCAAGCGCCATCACCACAATGTTCCCCTGAGCATCTTCGCTGACACCGAATGAAGGTTTACCTTCTGATGGCAGCGGCAGTGCAAAGGCTGCCTGTGACAGTGCATCCTGGCCAGTACGCGACAGCGTCTGCTGCGCACCAAAGCTCAGGCCTGCGGCTTTCAGAGCCTCATCACCCTTACCTGCTTTAAGTTCAGCCAGCAATTTATCAGCCTGAGCTTTCGCTTCCTGCTGTGCTTTCTGCACCTTCAGCATATCGGTAATCTGAGCGGTAACCTCACTCAGCGGTTTAAGAGCTTCAGGCTTATGCTGGCTGATGCGCAGCACAAAGGCACGGTCACCATCCACGGTAATGATGTCGGAGTTGCTTCCCGGCGAACCGTTTTCGCCCACCAGATTGCCGTCAAAGATCGCATCCTGCACCGCTTTAAAGTTCAGCTCGGCAGGGAGACTGTCACGGCCAAACCAGCCTGTTTCAACGGCTTTAACGCCAGCAACCTGCTCTGCACCGGCCAGCGACTCGTTGTCGTTGCTCGCCGCATCGCTTACTTTCTGTTGCAGCTTATAGTAAGCATCAACAGCTTTTTCCTGCTTCACTGTTGCAGCAATCTCGTCATGCATTTCAGCCAGAGGTTTGATTTTCTCTGGTTGGATATCATCAAGGCGCGCAACAATAAAGCCGACGGAGGATTTGATGACTGAAGAAAGCTGACCTTTCTCTTTCAGCCCGGCATTTTTCAGCTCATCTGGTGTGGTGTCAGGTTCCAGCCAGCCCATATCGCCACCGTTACGGGCAGAAATAGGATCAGCGGATTTCTGTTTCGCCAGTGTGGCGAAGTCACCGCCTTTCTTCAGCGCATCCAGAACAGACTGAGCTTCAGCTTCTGTTTTGGTCTGGATGATGCTGTAACGATTACGCTGCGGCTGGGTGTAACTCTGCTGGTGTTGATCGTACCAGCTCTGAATGTCGCTCTCGCTCACCGGCTGCTGCATGCTGGCTGCATCCAGCTTGATGTAGCTCACGCGGAACTGCTCAGGAGACATAAAGTTGTTTTTGTTCTGCTGGTAGTAGCTGTTGATCTCTTCCGGGGTCA carries:
- the ppiD gene encoding peptidylprolyl isomerase, which translates into the protein MMDNLRAASNHVVLKIILGLIILSFVLTGVGGYLTGGIGGDYAAKVNGQEISRAQLERAFSSERSRQQQMLGDQFSALAGNEGYMQQIRQQALSQLIDELLLDEYAKDLGLAISDEQVKQAIFNQPAFQTNGKFDNAKYMSIINNMGFSADQYAEALRKQLTTQQLIQSVTGTDFMLANETDSLAALVSQQRLVREVTINIDALVAKQTVTPEEINSYYQQNKNNFMSPEQFRVSYIKLDAASMQQPVSESDIQSWYDQHQQSYTQPQRNRYSIIQTKTEAEAQSVLDALKKGGDFATLAKQKSADPISARNGGDMGWLEPDTTPDELKNAGLKEKGQLSSVIKSSVGFIVARLDDIQPEKIKPLAEMHDEIAATVKQEKAVDAYYKLQQKVSDAASNDNESLAGAEQVAGVKAVETGWFGRDSLPAELNFKAVQDAIFDGNLVGENGSPGSNSDIITVDGDRAFVLRISQHKPEALKPLSEVTAQITDMLKVQKAQQEAKAQADKLLAELKAGKGDEALKAAGLSFGAQQTLSRTGQDALSQAAFALPLPSEGKPSFGVSEDAQGNIVVMALDKVQKGTMPDAQKQALVQGITQNNAQLAFAALLSNLRKDAKIKYGAAAQAQ